ACCCGGTGGAGTTTGTGATCGCCCGCGATGCGATTGCGGTGATTGTGAATCTGGAAAACCCGATCAATGAACTCACCTTGCAACAAATTTCGGATATTTACAGCGGGAAGATCAACAATTGGCTTGAAGTTGGCGGCGACGACCGTCCAATTGTACGCCTGTCGCGCGAAACCAACTCCGGTACGCATGTCTATTTTCTCGAAGAAGTTCTGCGCCTGGGCGAGAAAGACAACACAACCCTGTTCTCTCAAAATACGCTCTTGCTGCCTTCGTCGGAGGGCATCAGCGTTGAGATCCGCCAAAACCCCAATGCGCTTGGCTACGACGGGCTGGGTTATGTGACCGATGAAATGAAAGTCATCGCGGTTGCGCGCGAAATCAACACCGGTTATATTCTGCCCTCCGCAGAAACCGTTAACAACGGCAAGTACCCCATTGCACGCGATTTATATATGTATACCAACGGCGAACCTACGGGAGCGGTCAAGACCTATCTCGATTGGATACTTTCTGCCGCGGCCCAGCCAATTGTGACCGAGCTTGGCTTTGTGCCGGTTTTCCCATAGACACAGGTGAGACGCACTTGACAAGTGCGTCTCACCCTTACGATACCCCCATGAATAACGCTCTCAACTGGCGCGAAAAAATCATTACCCGTTTCATCAAAGTATCCGGATACTCCGCCATTATTTTTGTCGGCCTGATATTCTATTTTCTGCTGCGCGAAGGCTTGCCTACGCTCGGCGAAGTTCAATTCAACAGTCTGTTCGCCACTCGCTGGTATCCCATCGAAGACTATTTCGGCATTTTGCCGCTGATTGGCGGCTCGTTGATCGTCACGATCGGGGCGACACTGATTGCAGTTCCGTTTGGCGTGGGAGCCGCAATCTACATCTCCGAAATCGCGCCCCGCTGGATGCGTGAAATCCTCAAACCGCTGGTGGAAGTTCTCGGCGGGCTGCCATCGGTCGTTCTTGGCTTTCTGGGGATTTTAGTGCTCTCGCCATATTTGCGCGTTTTGCTCGATTTACCCACCGGGCTGACCGCTCTGGCCGGGTCGCTGCTTTTGGGGGGCATTGCTATCCCCACGGTGGTCTCTGTAGCCGAAGATGCCCTCGACGCGGTGCCAAAATCGTACCGGGACGCGGCCCTGGCGCTGGGCGCCTCCGAATGGCAAACCATCTGGCGAGTGACGCTGCCCGCGGCGCGCTCCGGCGTGCTAACCGCCGTGATGCTCGGCATCGGGCGCGCCATCGGCGAAACCATGACGGTAATGATGGTCACGGGCAACGCCCCAGTGTTGCCAACCGGCCTGAGCGCGCTCTTCGCCCCTGCCCGCACCATGACCGCCACCATCGCCGCCGAAATGGGCGAAGTTGCCAACGGCAGTGTTCACTACCATGTGCTATTTTTCATCGGCATAATTTTGTTCCTGATCTCGCTGATTGTCAACGTCACCGCTTCGGCGGTTGTCTTCCGGCAGCGCAAACGCCAGGAGCGTATTCTTTCGTAAACCATCATGGCTTCTACATCCAAATCTCGTCTCACCACCCAACGCATCGGCTTCGGCCTGCTCACCAGCATGACACTGCTCACCGTGCTGCCGATTCTAGCCGTGGTCATTTATATTGTCGTTCTCGGCGCACCGGCAATATCCTGGGAATTCCTCAGCGGCTTTCCCCGTGAGGGAATGCGCGCCGGGGGCATCTGGCCTGCCATCGTGGGCACGTTCTACCTCACCCTGGGTACAGCCGTCTTTGCTGTGCCGCTGGGCATCGGCGCGGCGATCTATCTCTCGGAGTATGCCCCCGAAAACCGCTGGACGCGGCTTATCCGCATTGCAATTATCAATCTGGCGGGCATACCTTCAGTGGTCTACGGATTGTTTGGTCTGGGCTTGTTTGTGCTTTTCCTGCAATTCGGCACCAGCATCCTGGCCGGTTCGCTGACGCTCTCGATCATGACGCTGCCCGTCATCATTAGCACCACTGAAGAAGCCCTGCGCGCTGTACCGCAAGCTTTTCGCACAGTGAGTATTTCTCTCGGAGCCACCAAATGGCAAACCATCCGCCGGATTGTGTTGCCGCAGGCGCTGCCCGGTATGCTCACGGGCGTAATCCTGGGCCTGGAACGCGCCGCGGGGGAAACTGCGCCCATTCTGTTCACTGTAGCTGCCTTCTTCCTGCCGCGCTTGCCCTCCTCACCGCTGGATGCCACCATGGCGTTACCCTACCATCTTTTTGTCATCTCCACCCAGGTTCCAGGGATGCCGGTCAAAATTCAATATGGCACGGCGCTGGTGCTGCTCACCTTCGTCCTCGGCATGAACTTCATCGCCACCACCATCCGCTCGCGGGCGCGGGCGCGGCGTCAATGGTAACTCAGCATGAATAAAATCTCCATCGAAAACCTGACTCTGCATTATTCGGATGGCACTGAATCCTTGCGCAATATCACGATGGGCATCCCGGCCAACCAGATTACGGTTTTGTTCGGCCCGGCAGGAGGGGGCAAGTCGAGTTTGCTGCGGGTTTTAAATCGTCTCAACGATTTAGCGGATGTCACCTATCTGGATGGGCGCGTGCTCCTGGACGATGAAGATATTCTCAGCCCCAAGATCGATGTGATTAAACTGCGCCGCCGTGTGGGGATGGTCTTCGCCCGACCGGTGGTGCTGCCCATGAGCATCCGCCAGAATATAACCTACGGCCTGGAAGTTGCCGGAGTGAAAGACCACGCCCGCCTGGAATCCGCCGTAGAACGCAGCCTGCAGCAAGCTGCGCTGTGGGGTGAAGTCAGCGACCGCCTGGACGATGCCGCGATTGCGCTCTCTGGCGGGCAGCAGCAGCGTTTATGTTTAGCGCGTGTATTGGCCCTGGAACCCGAAGTGATCTTGCTCGATGAACCTACCTCCGGCCTGGACCCGATTTCAACGGGGAAAGTCGAAGAGTCGCTGCAAGTATTAAAGAAAACCTACACCATCATATTGGTCCCCCACTCGGTGCAGCAAGCCGCCCGCACCGCCGATTTTGCCGCTTTCTTCCTTCAGGGTGAGTTAATCGAGTATGCCGCCGAAAAAACCCTGTTCACGAATCCCCAACATCAACAAACCGAAGATTACGTCGAAGGCCGCTTTGGATAATAATTTATTGGAAAGGAAAATTGCATGACCAGAGAGACATTAGATCACCAAATTCAGGGTTTACTCGACAGCATCCTGGCATTGGGCAGCATGGTTGAAGAAGCCATCATCAAAGCTGTTAACGCGCTGAAAAACCGCGATATCGAATCGGCGAAGAGCATTTATGATGCCGATTCGATCATCAATCAAAAACGCTTTGAAGTCGAAAATGCGGCCATTATTACCATTGCGACCCAACAACCCATGGCGCGCGATCTGCGCATTTTGGCATCCGTGATTGATGTTGCCGGAGAATTGGAGCGCATGGGCGACTATGCCAAAGGAATCGCGCGAATTACGCTTCGCCTGGGAACCGAAGCGCCTATCAAGCCGCTGATCGACATTCCCCGCATGGCCGATATTACCGCCGGGATGCTCCACCGTGCGTTAGGCGCTTTTGTCAGTGCGGATAAAGATTGCGCGCTGGCCCTTCCCAGAGAGGATGACGAAGTTGACCAACTGTATAATCAGGTATATCGGGAATTACTAACTTTTATGATCTCAGATCCCACCACCATTGATCGAGCTACCTATCTCTTGTGGGTGGCGCATAATCTGGAGCGCACCGCCGACCGCGTGACCAATATTTGCGAGCGCACTGTGTTTATCGCGACGGGTGTTCTGGACGAGATTGACGTTTCAGACGACGAAGCGCGCTAGCCTGTATCAATTCTCTACTGCAACGAAAGTAATCGCGTGGTATCACCATAAAAACAGGAGTGTCTGTGCTGCCGCGCAACCCAAACACTCCTGTTTTCGTATCTCATGAGGGTGATGAATCTCCAATTGCTTTCAATTCCAGATAATGCTACACTACATGAAGCATCATCCCTTATCCGTTTTGGAGGTCTCGCTATGTCTGCCGGAAAAATTATTGCGTATGTCTTTGCCGCTATCCTGATTTTCTTTGGTGTGCTGTTTATCTGGGGCACATTCAGCCCGGAGGGGCAAATCGGATGGCTCGTAGTGGGTGTGATCAGTGTCGCCATCGGATTTGGATTAATCTGGTTTGCCGGGCGCAGCAAAGCCACACCCGCTGGTCAGGGGGAGAACGTAACCCTCAATATTGAACTCTCTGGCGATGTCAACCTGGAAACGATGAAATGCCAATCTTGCGGCGGCGCGCTGACTGCAAATAATATCCAAATGCTGGCCGGAGCGCCAGTGGTCAACTGCCCGTTTTGCAATTCCAGCTATCAGCTTACTGAAGAACCGAAGTGGTGACGCATCTCTGTCCTGACGTCAAGCGTGAAGGAGAAAACAAATGAAGAAAAAACTGATTTCTTTTCTTTTTATTCTCACGATTCTACTATCCATACCGATTGACACATTGGCTCAGACTTATTATTTCAGTCTCGACCAGGAGATTGTCAATGTTTACTGGCAGGAAGATGGCACCCTAGCGCTGGAATATGTCTTCTTCTTCACCAACGGCGCTGGCGTCTCACCGATTGATTTCGTAGATGTGGGTATGCCGAATAATAATTACAACATCTCAAACATCACCGCCGATGTCGATGGGCACCCCATTCTCGATATTGAATCATCTCCCTACGTAGATAACGGCGTGGCGCTGGGTTTGGGCAGCAATGCCATTCAGCCCGGGCGCAGCGGACGCGTGCGCGTGGCGGTGGCAGGCATCCGCAATGTATTGTATACAGACTCGACAGACAGCGCGTATGCCAGCGCTGTTTTCAGCCCAACCTGGTTTGGTTCGGAGTATGTATTCGGTTCTACAGATATTACTGTGATTTATCACTTGCCGCCAGGGGTCACATCTGAAGAACCCCGTTGGCACGCTTCCCCCTCGGGCTTCCCGGAGCAACCCCAGGCCGCGATCGACAACCAGGGCAGGGTTATGTATACCTGGCAAAATCCAAATGCCAATGGTTATACACAATATAAATTTGGCGCATCCTTCCCGAAAAGTTATGTGCCTGAAAGCGCCATCTACGCGCCCGGCCTGCTCGAACGCCTGGGTATTGACCCGGATGCGATCATCGGCTTCATGTGTTGCGGCGGGTTTGGGCTATTTTTCGTCTTCCTGAGTTGGGTCGGAAATCGCAGCGCCAAGAAACGTAAAATGAAGTATCTGCCGCCCAAGATTCGCATTGAAGGGCATGGCATCAAACGCGGACTGACCGCCGTAGAAGCGGCGATTTTGATGGAGCACCCCGCCGATAAAGTGCTGACGATGATCCTTTTCGCCGTGTTGAAAAAAGAGGCCGCCAGCGTAATTTCGCAAGACCCCTTGAAATTGGATATTCAGCATCCGATTGATGCCAAATTGCGTTCGTATGAACAAAAATTCCTGGAAGCTTTCCGCGAACCCAAAGCCGCCCAGCGACGCAAAAAATTACAAGACCTGATGATTGATCTAATCAAGAGTGTTAGCACGAAGATGAAAGGTTTCAGCCACAAGGAATCGGTGGCCTACTATAAGCACATCATGCAAAAAGCCTGGCAACAAATCGAGCAATCCGATACGCCCGAAGTGCGCAGCGAACGCTACGACGAACACATGGGCTGGACCATGCTGGATAAAGATTTCGACCAGCGCACGCAGGATGTCTTTCGCGGTGGGCCGGTATTTGTGCCAAT
Above is a genomic segment from Chloroflexota bacterium containing:
- a CDS encoding phosphate ABC transporter ATP-binding protein, producing the protein MNKISIENLTLHYSDGTESLRNITMGIPANQITVLFGPAGGGKSSLLRVLNRLNDLADVTYLDGRVLLDDEDILSPKIDVIKLRRRVGMVFARPVVLPMSIRQNITYGLEVAGVKDHARLESAVERSLQQAALWGEVSDRLDDAAIALSGGQQQRLCLARVLALEPEVILLDEPTSGLDPISTGKVEESLQVLKKTYTIILVPHSVQQAARTADFAAFFLQGELIEYAAEKTLFTNPQHQQTEDYVEGRFG
- a CDS encoding PstS family phosphate ABC transporter substrate-binding protein, producing MKYLRILPFVIFLLFLAGCATQNGAASSSSTNADTIENKGSDTIVNLALAWAEAYQHVNPDIRISVTGGGSGTGIAALINGTVDIANASRQIKTEEIEAAQANGSDPVEFVIARDAIAVIVNLENPINELTLQQISDIYSGKINNWLEVGGDDRPIVRLSRETNSGTHVYFLEEVLRLGEKDNTTLFSQNTLLLPSSEGISVEIRQNPNALGYDGLGYVTDEMKVIAVAREINTGYILPSAETVNNGKYPIARDLYMYTNGEPTGAVKTYLDWILSAAAQPIVTELGFVPVFP
- the phoU gene encoding phosphate signaling complex protein PhoU; the protein is MTRETLDHQIQGLLDSILALGSMVEEAIIKAVNALKNRDIESAKSIYDADSIINQKRFEVENAAIITIATQQPMARDLRILASVIDVAGELERMGDYAKGIARITLRLGTEAPIKPLIDIPRMADITAGMLHRALGAFVSADKDCALALPREDDEVDQLYNQVYRELLTFMISDPTTIDRATYLLWVAHNLERTADRVTNICERTVFIATGVLDEIDVSDDEAR
- the pstC gene encoding phosphate ABC transporter permease subunit PstC, which encodes MNNALNWREKIITRFIKVSGYSAIIFVGLIFYFLLREGLPTLGEVQFNSLFATRWYPIEDYFGILPLIGGSLIVTIGATLIAVPFGVGAAIYISEIAPRWMREILKPLVEVLGGLPSVVLGFLGILVLSPYLRVLLDLPTGLTALAGSLLLGGIAIPTVVSVAEDALDAVPKSYRDAALALGASEWQTIWRVTLPAARSGVLTAVMLGIGRAIGETMTVMMVTGNAPVLPTGLSALFAPARTMTATIAAEMGEVANGSVHYHVLFFIGIILFLISLIVNVTASAVVFRQRKRQERILS
- the pstA gene encoding phosphate ABC transporter permease PstA, coding for MASTSKSRLTTQRIGFGLLTSMTLLTVLPILAVVIYIVVLGAPAISWEFLSGFPREGMRAGGIWPAIVGTFYLTLGTAVFAVPLGIGAAIYLSEYAPENRWTRLIRIAIINLAGIPSVVYGLFGLGLFVLFLQFGTSILAGSLTLSIMTLPVIISTTEEALRAVPQAFRTVSISLGATKWQTIRRIVLPQALPGMLTGVILGLERAAGETAPILFTVAAFFLPRLPSSPLDATMALPYHLFVISTQVPGMPVKIQYGTALVLLTFVLGMNFIATTIRSRARARRQW